The Desmodus rotundus isolate HL8 chromosome 13, HLdesRot8A.1, whole genome shotgun sequence genome has a window encoding:
- the ARGLU1 gene encoding arginine and glutamate-rich protein 1 isoform X1: protein MGRSRSRSSSRSKHTKSSKHNKKRSRSRSRSRDKERVRKRSKSRESKRNRRRESRSRSRSTNTAVSRRERDRERASSPPDRIDIFGRTVSKRSSLDEKQKREEEEKKAEFERQRKIRQQEIEEKLIEEETARRVEELVAKRVEEELEKRKDEIEREVLRRVEEAKRIMEKQLLEELERQRQAELAAQKAREEEERAKREELERILEENNRKIAEAQAKLAEEQLRIVEEQRKIHEERMKLEQERQRQQKEEQKIILGKGKSRPKLSFSLKTQD, encoded by the exons GGTCTCGGAGCCGGAGCTCGTCCCGCTccaaacacaccaagagcagcaaACACAACAAGAAGCGGAGCCGGTCTCGATCGCGGTCCCGAGATAAGGAGCGCGTGCGGAAGCGCTCCAAATCCCGGGAAAGTAAACGGAATCGGCGGCGTGAGTCGCGGTCCCGCTCGCGCTCCACCAACACGGCCGTGTCCCGGCGCGAGCGGGACCGGGAGCGCGCCTCGTCCCCGCCCGACCGCATCGACATCTTCGGGCGCACGGTGAGCAAGCGCAGCAGCCTGGACGAGAAGCAGAAgcgagaagaggaggagaagaaagcagAGTTCGAGCGGCAGCGAAAAAT CCGGCAGcaggaaattgaagaaaaactCATCGAGGAAGAAACAGCACGAAGAGTGGAAGAATTGGTAGCAAAAAGGGTAGAGGAAGaattagagaaaaggaaggatgAAATCGAGCGAGAAGTTCTTCGAAGGGTGGAGGAAGCCAAACGCATCATGGAAAAGCAGTTGCTCGAAGAACTCGAGCGACAGAGACAAGCTGAGCTTGCAGCACAAAAAGCCAGAGAG GAGGAAGAACGTGCAAAACGTGAGGAGCTAGAGCGAATACTGGAAGAGAATAACCGAAAAATTGCAGAAGCACAAGCCAAACTG GCTGAAGAACAGTTGAGAATTGTTGAAGAACAAAGAAAGATTCATGAGGAAAGGATGAAACTAGAACAAGAGCGACAACGTcaacaaaaagaagaacaaaaaattatccTGGGCAAGGGGAAGTCAAGGCCCAAACTGTCCTTCTCATTAAAAACCCAGGATTAA
- the ARGLU1 gene encoding arginine and glutamate-rich protein 1 isoform X2, with amino-acid sequence MGRSRSRSSSRSKHTKSSKHNKKRSRSRSRSRDKERVRKRSKSRESKRNRRRESRSRSRSTNTAVSRRERDRERASSPPDRIDIFGRTVSKRSSLDEKQKREEEEKKAEFERQRKIRQQEIEEKLIEEETARRVEELVAKRVEEELEKRKDEIEREVLRRVEEAKRIMEKQLLEELERQRQAELAAQKARERKLACMAAEEHTLQDTGQDSKYSTFNAD; translated from the exons GGTCTCGGAGCCGGAGCTCGTCCCGCTccaaacacaccaagagcagcaaACACAACAAGAAGCGGAGCCGGTCTCGATCGCGGTCCCGAGATAAGGAGCGCGTGCGGAAGCGCTCCAAATCCCGGGAAAGTAAACGGAATCGGCGGCGTGAGTCGCGGTCCCGCTCGCGCTCCACCAACACGGCCGTGTCCCGGCGCGAGCGGGACCGGGAGCGCGCCTCGTCCCCGCCCGACCGCATCGACATCTTCGGGCGCACGGTGAGCAAGCGCAGCAGCCTGGACGAGAAGCAGAAgcgagaagaggaggagaagaaagcagAGTTCGAGCGGCAGCGAAAAAT CCGGCAGcaggaaattgaagaaaaactCATCGAGGAAGAAACAGCACGAAGAGTGGAAGAATTGGTAGCAAAAAGGGTAGAGGAAGaattagagaaaaggaaggatgAAATCGAGCGAGAAGTTCTTCGAAGGGTGGAGGAAGCCAAACGCATCATGGAAAAGCAGTTGCTCGAAGAACTCGAGCGACAGAGACAAGCTGAGCTTGCAGCACAAAAAGCCAGAGAG AGGAAGCTGGCGTGTATGGCAGCCGAGGAGCACACTCTGCAGGACACTGGACAAGACAGTAAATATTCAACTTTTAATGCTGATTAA